In Mycobacterium sp. Aquia_213, the sequence CGCCCACAACCCGGCCTACGAGTTGGTCGGAGTGCTCTGTAATCGTCCGGAGAAGGTCGGCAAGGATGCGGGCGAGCTCTGTGGCAAACCGCCGACCGGTGTGCTTGCGACCAACGACAAGTCGGCCATCGAGGCTCTTGATGCCGACTGCGTGTTCTACGCGCCGCTGTGGTCGGATCCCGATGAGGTCTGCCGCCTGCTGCGCGGTGGGAAGAACGTGGTCGCTTCGGGAGGTGCGTGGTGGTACCGAACCGAGCACAGTCAGGCGGATATCGACAAGATCCACGCCGCGTGCCTGGAGGGCGGGACGTCATTTCACGCGGGTGGTGTCAATCCCGGTTTCGCGGGCGACCTGCTTGTTCTGACGCTGGCCCGAATCGTCAGTCAGATCGACACCATCCACATCTACGAAGTCGTGAATTTCGGCAGGGACACCCTGAAGTACTTGCACGAGATGGGGATGGGGAGCGATCCCGCCGGATTCGAGGACGGCCCGAACCTGCTGGGCCAGGCTTGGCCTCTCTTCGCCCAGTCGATGGCAATGATCGTGGAAGGCATGGGCAAGACCGTCGATAAGTACACGACTGAGGTGGAGCTTGGCGTTGCCACGCGTGACATCCCCTTCGAGGGCGGTGAGACCAGCGACATGCCGGGCTTCAAGGGCGTGATCGAAAAGGACACGGTCGCGCGCCAGCATCACAAATGGTCAGCGTGGGTGGACGGCAAGCCGCTCATCGTCTTTCACGAGATCTACACGATGGACACGTTCGATGCCATTGAGCCACAAGAAGATTGGCCGCAGCACTACCACTACCGCATTGTGATCGAAGGCGACTCGTCCACCGAGCTGATCCTGCAAGGGGCACAGGACCCCAACGGTGGCTACGCGCTGCCCGGCTACACCTGGACCGCGATGGGCCCCGCGAATGCGATTCCCGCTGTCTGCGATGCGGCGCCGGGGTTCATGTCGCACAACGAACTCGGACTCATGCCGCTGCGCGGCGTGATACGCCCCTGACCCCCGGTTACGGCCGAAGACTGCGCAACGTCCTCGCGACGTAGTCTTCCAGCAGGGTGTGGCCGGTCGGCCAGTGGTTTGTGGTGATCAAGAGGGCGTACAGGCCGAGCAAGAAGAACACCGCGCTGTTCATCGGATTAACGTGTGCATCCGTCTCGCCGCGTTCTTGCGCACGCGCGATCTCCTGGGCTACCAACACGATCAAGGGGTGATCCCTGCCGTCTTCGGTTTGCGGACGGGTTTGCGAGAAGTGCAGTGCGAGAAAGTCATTGAAGAGCAGATCGCCGAGTCGGCGCTCCAATCCGACCACCAGGCGGACCGCCTCATTCAACGCCGAAACCAGATCGTGCTTGGACTTCAAGAATTGCGCGAACTGCTTGGCAATACGTTCTTCTTCCCGGTGTTCCAGCTCGAGCAGCACGTGCTCCTTGGTGGGGAAGTGGAAGAAGAAGGTCCCGTGTGCGACGCCCGCGGCGGCCACGATCGCACTGACGTCGGCCTCGGCCATTCCGGCGCGGGCGAACTCCGCGATCGAGGCGCCCATCAAGCGCTCTCGCGTCTGCAAGCGCTTGGCCTCTCGGGCAGACACCCGATCCGTGACAGCCATTTCTTTCCTCACAATTGACCTGACTCATATAAGAGTGTCGAGGCGAACCACCCCATTATGCCGTGTTCGAGCCAAAAAGGCTTGCATAACTTGGCCATTGTCGCGCCATCCGCATCGCCACCGACAGTCATCCTCGGTATTCATTGACTTTAGTCAGCAAGGTTCATAGATTGAACCCGCAGACGTCACACACGATCGAAGGAGCTCGGCATGGCGTTGGAGCAGTTCCGGCTGGATGGACAGGTCGCGATCGTCACGGGTGCGGGCAAGGGTGTCGGGGCGGGCATCGCCCGGGTGTTGGCGGAGGCCGGGGCCACGGTCGTCGGAACCGCGCGCACCGAGGCGGATATCGTTGGCACGATTGAAGGTATCGAGGCCGCGGGCGGCAAGGGGCTGGCACTCGTCGCGGACGCGATCAGTCGTCCAGACGGAGAGCGCGTCGTGAACACGGCCGTCGAGCGGTTCGGCCGCATCGACATTCTCGTCAACAACGTCGGCGGCTCCACCTATGCGCGGTTCCTGGACATCACCGACGAAGACTTCCGGCACACCTTCGACTGGTGTGTGACGTCGGCCTTCATCATGAGTCAGCTCGCGGCCCCGCACATGCTCAGCGCCGGGCACGGTTCCATCATCAACATCTCGTCGGGCTCCGCCCGATTCGGCATCCGGGCGCTGACCGCCTACTGCGTCGCGAAGGGCGGCCTCGAAGCGCTCACTCGCGCGATGGCACAGGAACTCGCCCCGAAGATTCGCGTCAACGCCATCGCCCTGGGATCCTTCGCCACCGACGGGCTGAAGGGCAGCCTGGATCTGATGCCCGGGTCGCTGGAGAAGATGCAAGAGTCCACGCCGCTGCATCGCCTGGGCGATGTCGAGGACCTCGGGCGGCTCGCGGTGTATCTATCCACGCGCGACTGCTACGCGACCAACGCGACTTTCCACGTGGACGGTGGCATCGACTCGAACAATTCGCCACTGCCGATTCCCGACTATTAAGCCCGTCGGGTGCCGAAAGCGATACAGTATCGACCACGGGAAGGTGAGGTAGCAGTGCGCAGAGTCATTCAATTCTCCACCGGAAACGTGGGCAAGCATTCGCTCCGGGCGATCATCGGCCGGTCGGACCTAGAACTGGTCGGTGTGCACGCCGCTAGCGCTGAGAAGATCGGCAAGGACGCGGCGCAGCTGTGCGGACTCGACGCACCGACCGGCATCGTCGCCACCGACGACATCGACGCGCTGGTGAGCCTCGGCGCCGACTGCGTGGTTTACACGTCACAGGGCGAGACGCGGCCGATGGAAGCGATCGAGCAGATGTCCAAGTTCCTGGCCGCGGGCACCAACGTCGTCGGCACGTCGATGGTCTGGCTGGTCACGCCGCACCACGCCGAAGACTGGTTGCGCGAGCCCCTGCAGCGCGCCTGCGCCGCCGGCAACACCTCGCTCTACGTCAACGGCATCGACCCCGGCTTCTCCGGCGATACGCTGGTGCACTCGGCGGTCAGCCTGACTACTCGGGTGGATTCGATCACCGTCCAGGAGATCTTCGACTACGGTAACTACGATGATGCCGAGTTCACCGGCGCTGCAATGGGTTTCGGATCAACCGAAGACGATGATTCGCCGATGATGTTTCTGCCCGGGGTGATCGTGTCGATGTGGGGCGGTCAGGTCCGCAGTCTGGCGGATCATCTCGACATCAAACTCGACGAGGTTCGCCAGCGCATCGAACCCTGGTACACGCCCGAACGAATCGAGTGCACGATGATGACGGTGGAGCCGGGCCAGATGGGCGCGGTGCGTTTTGCCACCGAGGGCGTGCGCGACGGCAAACCGGTGATCACCCTCGAGCACGTCACCAGGCTCACCACCGCCGCGGCGCCCGACTGGGAGTTCCCGCCCGAGGGGCACACCGGCGTGCATCGGGTCGTCGTCGAGGGCGAACCGCGGGTGGAAATCAACACCCACGTTTCCCATCCTCTTTACGATTCCACTGATGCCGGCTGCATCTCGACGGCCGGTCGTGCCGTCAATGCGATCGAGTGGGTGTGTCGCGCGCCGCAGGGACTTGTCGCGGTGGAGGACATTCCGCTGTCCGCAACGATGCGCGGTGCAATGTGGAGTGAGCACTAGCCGGCTCCGAGGCATGACGACATCATCGCCGGGACGCGTTGCCGGTAAACGGATACTGATTACGGGTGCTGCTCGCGGTATGGGGCGCAGTCATGCGCTGCGGCTTGCGCAGGAGGGTGCGGATCTCATCCTGGTCGATATCTGCCGATCCTTGCCGCAGCTTGAGTATCCCTTGGCCACCGAGGACGATCTGGCCGAAACGGTAAGACTGGTAGAAGATTTCGGCCGTCGCTGCGTTGTTCGCGTGGTCGATGTTCGCGACGAGGAGCAACTGCGTAAGGCGGTCGACGACGGCGTAACTGAGCTGGGGGGCCTCGACGGGGCGGTGGCGAACGCCGGTGTGTTAACGGTGGCGCCTTGGGACAGGACAACTGCCGATCAGTGGCGCACGGTGGTCGATGTCAATCTCATCGGGGTGTGGAACACCTGCGCGGCCGCGATACCCCACGTGCTCCACCAGGGGGGAGGCAGCCTGGTGAATATCAGCTCTGCGGGAGCGATCAAAGGCTTTCCGCTGCAGACGCCCTACACGGCGGCCAAGCACGGCGTCGTCGGCCTGACGCTGGCCCTGGCGAATGAGCTTGCGGCACAGAATGTGCGGGTCAACACCGTGCTTCCCACCGGTGTGCCGACCGGGATGGTTCCGCCGTCATTCGGTGCGCTGCTGGGTGAGCAACGGTCCGACCTGATTCCCATCTTCGTCAATGCGATGCCCACGCCGGCCGTGCAGCCCGCCGACGTCAGCAGCGCCGTGCTGTACCTGCTATCCGACGAATCCCGATATGTGACGGGTCTGGAGTTCAAGGTCGACGCCGGGGTGACCATCAACTAACGCGCTTACAGCGGCCACCGGTTCGGCTCGGAGGCCTGAAGAGGAGGCGCGGGAGGCAGCGGCTGTCGATCGCCGGTCGATATCGCGTCCAGAATGAGCGCGAGGTAGCGTCGCCACCCGTCGCTGGTCGCATCCATCGTCGACAGCACGCTGTAAAGCATCCCGATCAATCGCAGCAAGTCTTCGGCAACCAGGTCGGTACGGACGATGCCGGCCTGCTGGCCCCGGCGGACCAGCTCGTTGAGCGCTTCCAGCAGCGAGTCGGAGATATCGGCGGTCAGTGATCCGGCCCGCTGCGCCGCGATCAGTAGGTTCTGCTCCCGGGCGCCGAGGGAGATGGCCGTCTCGATGAGTTGGGTGAGGCCACGCAGTGCGTCTTCGCTGCGGCGGGCGCTGTCGATCACCGGCGTGAGGTCCTCGGCGATGCTTTGATCCAGCGCGGCCCGAACCAGATCGGCCTTTGCCGGAAACCTGCGGTACAGGGTGCGCTCACCGACGCCGGCGTGGCGTGCGACCGCTTCCACCGGGGCGTCGGGCCCCAGGTCGGCATAGACTTCCCGCGCCGCGCGCAGGATCCGCTCGACGTTGCGGGCGGCATCCGCTCGCAACGGGCGATCTGCGAGCGCTGTCATCGCAACAGCCTAACTGACAGTTGACTGCCGACAAGGGGGGTTCTAGGCTTGGATAACTGGCAGGCAACTGACACTTAATGGGAAACGCAGGTTATGTCAATATCTTTCGAGACTCCCGAGTCCTACTCTGACGCCGATCTGCCCGTGCTGCCCGTTCCGCGGGCCGCGCAGTGCCCGCTCGCGCCGCCGGCCGAGTTCGTCGACTGGCGCGAACAGCCCGGGTTGCAACGGGCGATGTTCCAGGGCAACCCGATCTGGGTGGTCAGCCGCTACCAGGACATCAGAGCGGCGCTGGTAGATCCGCGCTTGTCCGCGAAGACGATTCCGGACTCCATCATGCCGAAGGACGCCGACAACAAAGTCCCGGTGATGTTCGCACGGACCGATGATCCCGAGCATCAGCGATTGCGGCGCATGATGACCACCAACTTCACCTTCCGGCGTTGCGAATCGATGCGGCCGCAAATCCAGGAGACGGTCGACCACTATCTCGGCCGGATGATCGAGCGCGGCGCGCCGGCCGATCTGGTAATCGAATTCGCCTTACCGGTACCGTCATTGGTGATCGCGCTGCTGCTGGGAGTGCCGCCCGAAGATCTCGCGCTCTTTCAACGCCACACCACCACCGGGCTGGACCAGAGGTCCAACGACGAGCAAAAGGGCCAAGCCTTCGGGGCGATGTATGCCTATATCGAGGAGTTGGTGGAGCGCAAAGCGCGCGAACCGGGCGACGACTTGATCAGCCGGCTCGTCACCGAATACGTGGCGACCGGCCAGCTCGACAATGCCACCACGGCCATGAACGCCGTGATCATGATGCAGGCCGGCCACGAGACCACCGCCAACATGATCTCGTTGGGAACGGTTGCGCTGCTGGAACATCCCGACGTGTTCGAGCGACTCGGGCAGACCGACGATGCTGCCGTCATCGCGAATATCGTCGAGGAGCTGATGCGCTACCTGACTATTGTGCACAGCCAGGTCGATCGGGTGGCCACCGAAGATTTGACGATCGGTGGTCAGCTTATTCGCGCCGGGGAGTACGTCATGATGAACCTTCCCGCCGGTAACTGGGACGCCGATTACGCCGACAATCCCGAAAGCTTCAATGTCGACCGAAACACCCGCGGGCACTTAGCCTTCGGATACGGCGTGCATCAATGCATCGGGGCGAACCTGGCCCGCGTCGAGATGCAGGTCGCGTTCGCCACGCTGGCGCGTCGGCTGCCCGGCCTGAAACTGGCGGTATCGCCGGATGAGTTGCGCTTCAAAGAAGCCAACATCTATGGCATGAAAGAACTTCCGGTCAGTTGGTGACGATGTACTCGTGCTGCAATCCAAGCTCAATGATCGGGAAACGCCGCTGATGTCAACAACTTCCGATCTGAGCTCCGACACCGACCTTCCGGTCATACCCGTACCGCGCGCTGCGCACTGCCCACTGCATCCGCCGGCTGAGTTCGCTAACTGGCGCGAGGAATCCGGACTGCGAAGGGCCATGTACCACGGCCAACCGGCCTGGGTGGTGAGCCGGTACCAAGACATTCGGGCGGCGCTGGTCGACCCGCGTCTGTCCGCCGACACCATCCC encodes:
- a CDS encoding TetR/AcrR family transcriptional regulator → MTALADRPLRADAARNVERILRAAREVYADLGPDAPVEAVARHAGVGERTLYRRFPAKADLVRAALDQSIAEDLTPVIDSARRSEDALRGLTQLIETAISLGAREQNLLIAAQRAGSLTADISDSLLEALNELVRRGQQAGIVRTDLVAEDLLRLIGMLYSVLSTMDATSDGWRRYLALILDAISTGDRQPLPPAPPLQASEPNRWPL
- a CDS encoding mycofactocin-coupled SDR family oxidoreductase, which gives rise to MGRSHALRLAQEGADLILVDICRSLPQLEYPLATEDDLAETVRLVEDFGRRCVVRVVDVRDEEQLRKAVDDGVTELGGLDGAVANAGVLTVAPWDRTTADQWRTVVDVNLIGVWNTCAAAIPHVLHQGGGSLVNISSAGAIKGFPLQTPYTAAKHGVVGLTLALANELAAQNVRVNTVLPTGVPTGMVPPSFGALLGEQRSDLIPIFVNAMPTPAVQPADVSSAVLYLLSDESRYVTGLEFKVDAGVTIN
- a CDS encoding cytochrome P450, whose translation is MSISFETPESYSDADLPVLPVPRAAQCPLAPPAEFVDWREQPGLQRAMFQGNPIWVVSRYQDIRAALVDPRLSAKTIPDSIMPKDADNKVPVMFARTDDPEHQRLRRMMTTNFTFRRCESMRPQIQETVDHYLGRMIERGAPADLVIEFALPVPSLVIALLLGVPPEDLALFQRHTTTGLDQRSNDEQKGQAFGAMYAYIEELVERKAREPGDDLISRLVTEYVATGQLDNATTAMNAVIMMQAGHETTANMISLGTVALLEHPDVFERLGQTDDAAVIANIVEELMRYLTIVHSQVDRVATEDLTIGGQLIRAGEYVMMNLPAGNWDADYADNPESFNVDRNTRGHLAFGYGVHQCIGANLARVEMQVAFATLARRLPGLKLAVSPDELRFKEANIYGMKELPVSW
- a CDS encoding dihydrodipicolinate reductase — its product is MTLTQEKAVTRKSPADRKYRVIQWGVGNVGTVALRHFAHNPAYELVGVLCNRPEKVGKDAGELCGKPPTGVLATNDKSAIEALDADCVFYAPLWSDPDEVCRLLRGGKNVVASGGAWWYRTEHSQADIDKIHAACLEGGTSFHAGGVNPGFAGDLLVLTLARIVSQIDTIHIYEVVNFGRDTLKYLHEMGMGSDPAGFEDGPNLLGQAWPLFAQSMAMIVEGMGKTVDKYTTEVELGVATRDIPFEGGETSDMPGFKGVIEKDTVARQHHKWSAWVDGKPLIVFHEIYTMDTFDAIEPQEDWPQHYHYRIVIEGDSSTELILQGAQDPNGGYALPGYTWTAMGPANAIPAVCDAAPGFMSHNELGLMPLRGVIRP
- a CDS encoding SDR family NAD(P)-dependent oxidoreductase; the encoded protein is MALEQFRLDGQVAIVTGAGKGVGAGIARVLAEAGATVVGTARTEADIVGTIEGIEAAGGKGLALVADAISRPDGERVVNTAVERFGRIDILVNNVGGSTYARFLDITDEDFRHTFDWCVTSAFIMSQLAAPHMLSAGHGSIINISSGSARFGIRALTAYCVAKGGLEALTRAMAQELAPKIRVNAIALGSFATDGLKGSLDLMPGSLEKMQESTPLHRLGDVEDLGRLAVYLSTRDCYATNATFHVDGGIDSNNSPLPIPDY
- a CDS encoding dihydrodipicolinate reductase; the encoded protein is MRRVIQFSTGNVGKHSLRAIIGRSDLELVGVHAASAEKIGKDAAQLCGLDAPTGIVATDDIDALVSLGADCVVYTSQGETRPMEAIEQMSKFLAAGTNVVGTSMVWLVTPHHAEDWLREPLQRACAAGNTSLYVNGIDPGFSGDTLVHSAVSLTTRVDSITVQEIFDYGNYDDAEFTGAAMGFGSTEDDDSPMMFLPGVIVSMWGGQVRSLADHLDIKLDEVRQRIEPWYTPERIECTMMTVEPGQMGAVRFATEGVRDGKPVITLEHVTRLTTAAAPDWEFPPEGHTGVHRVVVEGEPRVEINTHVSHPLYDSTDAGCISTAGRAVNAIEWVCRAPQGLVAVEDIPLSATMRGAMWSEH
- a CDS encoding TetR/AcrR family transcriptional regulator produces the protein MAVTDRVSAREAKRLQTRERLMGASIAEFARAGMAEADVSAIVAAAGVAHGTFFFHFPTKEHVLLELEHREEERIAKQFAQFLKSKHDLVSALNEAVRLVVGLERRLGDLLFNDFLALHFSQTRPQTEDGRDHPLIVLVAQEIARAQERGETDAHVNPMNSAVFFLLGLYALLITTNHWPTGHTLLEDYVARTLRSLRP